A single region of the Fusobacterium sp. FSA-380-WT-3A genome encodes:
- a CDS encoding RluA family pseudouridine synthase: MEIKETLTIHANENDKGKRIDKFLNELIEDATRTYIQKIIDNGLVEVQGKKVTKSGNKLKGTETIIVNIPEDEVLDLIPEDIPLNIIYQDDDIVVINKAPNMVVHPAHGNYTGTLVNALLYHIKDLSTINGVIRPGIVHRLDKDTSGIIVVAKNDEAHGKLSEMFKEKTLEKTYVCIAKGIFKEKSGRIETLIGRDPRDRKKMSVVEESGKIAISNYEVLDESKNHSLVKVRIETGRTHQIRVHMKYLNHPIMGDSTYGSGNDGANRQMLHSYSLKFTHPTKNIEMTAIAPLLDDFKKAAKSVGLDISKIENNN; the protein is encoded by the coding sequence ATGGAAATAAAAGAAACTCTAACAATACATGCTAATGAAAATGACAAGGGAAAAAGAATAGATAAGTTTTTAAATGAATTGATAGAAGATGCCACTAGAACATATATCCAAAAAATAATAGATAATGGACTTGTAGAAGTTCAAGGGAAAAAAGTTACTAAAAGTGGAAATAAATTAAAGGGAACAGAAACTATAATTGTAAATATCCCAGAAGATGAGGTATTGGACTTAATCCCTGAGGATATTCCATTAAATATAATCTATCAAGATGATGATATTGTAGTAATCAATAAAGCTCCAAATATGGTAGTTCATCCAGCCCATGGAAATTATACAGGAACTTTGGTAAATGCTCTTTTATATCATATAAAAGATTTATCAACAATAAATGGTGTTATAAGACCAGGGATAGTTCATAGACTAGATAAAGATACAAGTGGAATTATTGTTGTGGCCAAAAATGATGAGGCTCATGGAAAACTATCAGAGATGTTTAAAGAAAAAACTTTAGAAAAAACTTATGTTTGTATAGCTAAAGGAATTTTTAAAGAGAAAAGTGGAAGAATTGAAACTCTTATTGGTAGAGACCCAAGAGATAGAAAAAAAATGTCTGTTGTAGAGGAAAGTGGAAAAATAGCTATTTCTAATTATGAAGTTTTAGATGAAAGTAAAAACCACTCTTTAGTAAAAGTTAGAATAGAAACAGGAAGAACTCACCAAATAAGAGTTCATATGAAATATTTAAATCATCCAATAATGGGGGATAGTACTTATGGAAGTGGAAATGACGGAGCAAATAGACAGATGTTACACTCCTATAGTTTAAAATTTACTCATCCAACAAAAAATATAGAGATGACAGCTATAGCTCCTTTATTAGATGATTTTAAAAAAGCAGCTAAAAGTGTTGGACTAGATATTAGTAAAATCGAAAATAATAATTAA
- the spoVG gene encoding septation regulator SpoVG produces MKITDVRLRTVKGEDDAKLKAYADVTFEGCFVVHGLKIIDGQKGMFVAMPSRKMPDGEYKDIAHPITLDLRKAITETVIAKYNEVLKSEGEAEVEAAPVEE; encoded by the coding sequence ATGAAAATTACAGATGTAAGACTAAGAACAGTTAAAGGGGAAGATGATGCAAAATTAAAAGCTTATGCTGATGTAACATTTGAGGGATGTTTTGTTGTTCATGGACTAAAAATTATTGATGGACAAAAGGGAATGTTTGTAGCCATGCCTTCAAGAAAAATGCCAGATGGAGAATATAAAGACATAGCTCATCCAATTACATTAGACCTAAGAAAAGCAATAACTGAAACAGTTATAGCTAAATATAATGAGGTTTTAAAATCTGAAGGAGAGGCTGAAGTAGAGGCAGCTCCAGTTGAAGAATAA
- a CDS encoding homoserine dehydrogenase, which yields MKIALLGFGTVGSGVYEILQKDNFKYDITVEKILIKANRQITSPIMTREFYNILTDSNIDTIVEVMGGINPAFEYIEAALKSGKNVVTSNKAVVAKHLKYFTELAEKNKVKFLYEASVGGGVHWIESIKKVKAIDEISSISGIFNGTTNFILYNMNKFGYEFDEILKKAQELGYAEKDPTDDIDGIDILRKLIISSKLAFNHIFSEDDIPVFGIRNIKKSDVDYFNSISLTVKLIAKTVSKDNRIVGVIEPVLFDSSALEGNIPENFNIGTIVGESVGELKFYGQGAGKLPTGNAVVQDLINIINKNKDPMKYCNKSYVIDYSLICNKYYLRVDEKYFNEEINKIIDKKVGNNIYITKEIPVNTINDLFKKYNVQDAFFARFN from the coding sequence ATGAAAATTGCTTTACTTGGTTTTGGAACTGTTGGTAGTGGTGTTTATGAAATTTTACAAAAGGATAATTTCAAATATGATATTACTGTTGAAAAAATCCTTATAAAAGCCAATAGACAAATAACCTCTCCTATAATGACAAGAGAATTTTATAATATCTTAACAGATTCAAATATAGATACTATTGTGGAAGTTATGGGGGGAATAAATCCTGCTTTTGAATATATAGAAGCAGCTCTTAAAAGTGGAAAAAATGTAGTTACTTCTAATAAAGCAGTAGTTGCTAAACATCTTAAATATTTTACAGAGTTAGCTGAAAAAAATAAGGTAAAATTTTTGTATGAAGCCAGTGTAGGTGGGGGAGTTCATTGGATAGAATCAATAAAAAAAGTTAAGGCCATTGACGAAATCTCCTCTATAAGTGGAATTTTTAATGGAACTACTAATTTTATTCTATACAATATGAATAAATTTGGATATGAATTTGATGAGATATTAAAAAAGGCTCAAGAGCTAGGTTATGCTGAAAAAGACCCAACTGATGATATTGATGGTATTGATATTTTAAGAAAATTGATTATAAGTTCAAAATTAGCTTTTAATCATATATTTTCTGAAGATGATATACCTGTTTTTGGAATAAGAAATATAAAAAAATCTGATGTAGATTATTTCAATTCTATCAGTTTAACTGTAAAACTTATTGCAAAAACTGTATCTAAAGATAATAGGATAGTTGGTGTTATTGAGCCTGTTTTATTTGATTCTTCTGCTCTTGAGGGAAATATTCCTGAAAACTTTAATATTGGAACAATCGTTGGAGAATCAGTGGGAGAATTAAAATTCTATGGACAAGGAGCTGGAAAACTTCCTACAGGTAATGCAGTAGTACAAGACTTAATAAATATTATAAACAAAAATAAAGACCCTATGAAATATTGTAATAAAAGTTATGTTATTGACTACTCTCTAATTTGCAATAAATATTATTTAAGAGTTGATGAAAAATATTTCAATGAGGAAATAAATAAAATAATTGATAAAAAAGTTGGAAATAATATTTATATTACAAAGGAGATTCCTGTTAATACAATAAATGATTTGTTTAAAAAATATAATGTACAAGATGCTTTTTTTGCAAGATTTAATTAA
- a CDS encoding aspartate kinase, producing the protein MIKVAKFGGSSVADSNQFKKVKDIISSDEKRHIVVVSAGGKRFKDDNKITDLLYLCHAHIKYKVNYDWIMATIESRYREIKNSLNLSVDLDKEFDEIKKLMKSNIPEDFLVSRGEYLTAKLMADYLGYSFIDAKDIIHFQYDGKVNMKKTKEAIVTAIEKCPKAVIPGFYGSLPNGDIKLFSRGGSDITGSIMANCVGAELYENWTDVSGILMADPNIIKNPKQIEILTYNELRELSYMGADVLHTDAVYPVKIANIPINIRNTNCPENNGTLIVNEGSELLEENKKNIITGIAGRKDFTSISFYKDGISNEIGAIKRVLDIFEKYDLNIEQIPTGVDTFSVVVSTKSLNGKAFELVTDIKNYCNIENIKFNDGISFISIVGRNMAKTPGISGKIFGAVGDMGINIKTISQSPDEINIIIGVDNKNFKKTIETIYNKFIA; encoded by the coding sequence ATGATAAAAGTAGCTAAATTTGGTGGTTCATCGGTAGCAGATAGCAATCAATTTAAAAAGGTAAAAGATATTATTTCAAGTGACGAAAAAAGACATATAGTTGTAGTGTCTGCTGGTGGGAAAAGATTTAAAGATGACAATAAAATCACAGATTTATTATATCTTTGTCACGCTCATATAAAATATAAAGTAAATTATGATTGGATAATGGCAACTATTGAAAGTAGATATAGAGAGATAAAAAATAGTTTAAACTTATCCGTTGACTTAGATAAAGAGTTTGACGAAATAAAAAAATTGATGAAATCAAATATTCCAGAAGACTTTTTAGTAAGTAGAGGGGAGTACCTAACAGCTAAACTTATGGCTGATTATTTGGGATATTCCTTTATTGATGCCAAAGATATTATCCATTTTCAATATGATGGTAAAGTAAATATGAAAAAAACAAAAGAGGCTATAGTTACAGCTATTGAAAAATGCCCTAAAGCTGTTATCCCTGGTTTTTATGGTTCTCTACCTAATGGAGATATAAAATTATTTTCAAGGGGTGGTTCTGATATTACAGGTTCTATTATGGCTAACTGTGTAGGAGCTGAACTTTATGAAAACTGGACTGATGTATCAGGTATTCTTATGGCTGACCCTAATATTATTAAAAATCCAAAACAAATTGAAATATTAACTTATAATGAATTAAGAGAATTATCATATATGGGAGCTGATGTATTGCATACTGATGCTGTTTATCCTGTAAAAATTGCTAATATTCCAATAAATATAAGAAATACAAATTGTCCAGAAAATAATGGAACTCTTATTGTAAATGAGGGAAGTGAGTTATTGGAAGAAAATAAGAAAAATATCATTACAGGGATTGCTGGTAGAAAGGATTTTACTTCAATATCTTTCTATAAAGATGGAATTTCTAATGAAATTGGTGCAATAAAAAGAGTTTTAGATATTTTTGAAAAATATGATTTAAATATTGAGCAAATTCCTACAGGAGTAGATACTTTCTCTGTGGTTGTTTCTACTAAATCTCTAAATGGAAAAGCTTTTGAACTAGTAACAGATATTAAAAATTATTGTAATATTGAAAATATCAAATTTAATGATGGAATAAGTTTTATATCTATTGTAGGTAGAAATATGGCAAAAACTCCTGGAATCTCTGGAAAAATATTTGGAGCAGTAGGAGATATGGGAATAAACATCAAAACTATTTCTCAAAGTCCAGATGAAATAAATATCATTATTGGAGTTGACAACAAGAACTTTAAAAAGACTATTGAAACTATTTACAATAAATTTATTGCTTAA
- the ispE gene encoding 4-(cytidine 5'-diphospho)-2-C-methyl-D-erythritol kinase, with protein sequence MVIESNAKINIGLNIIERLPNGYHNLDMTMIPISLADKLTIDFKNKKGKLKITSNIESIPTDESNILYKVYKRFYERLQVESEEVSIYLEKHIPHEAGLGGGSSNGGFFLRELNKFHNLPFTDEELMDIGKKVGADIPFFIKNKPCRVQGIGEKLIEIENNLDCDIILIKPKFGVSTKEAYEMYGKLTNKKFANIDKIVEALKENNLKEVITYNENMLEQGLLISNREIQNFREKSYNMGEVNLFMSGSGSCYYILCEKEVTSKCIDILLKTFKDCYITRCNFL encoded by the coding sequence ATGGTAATAGAAAGTAATGCAAAGATAAATATAGGACTTAATATTATAGAGAGATTGCCAAATGGTTATCATAATTTAGATATGACAATGATTCCTATATCTCTTGCAGATAAACTTACTATAGATTTTAAAAATAAAAAAGGGAAGTTAAAAATCACATCTAATATTGAAAGTATCCCTACTGATGAATCTAATATCCTTTACAAAGTCTATAAAAGATTTTATGAGAGATTACAAGTTGAGTCAGAGGAAGTGTCAATCTATTTAGAAAAACATATTCCTCATGAAGCTGGACTTGGTGGGGGAAGCTCAAATGGAGGTTTTTTTCTTCGTGAGTTAAATAAGTTTCATAATCTACCTTTTACAGATGAAGAACTTATGGATATTGGAAAAAAAGTGGGAGCTGATATACCGTTTTTTATCAAAAATAAGCCTTGTAGAGTACAAGGAATAGGGGAGAAACTTATTGAGATAGAAAATAATTTAGACTGTGATATTATACTTATAAAACCAAAATTTGGAGTTTCTACAAAGGAAGCCTATGAGATGTATGGTAAATTAACCAATAAAAAATTTGCTAATATAGATAAAATTGTAGAAGCTTTAAAAGAAAATAATTTAAAAGAAGTCATAACTTACAACGAAAATATGCTAGAACAAGGACTTTTAATAAGCAACAGAGAAATTCAAAATTTCAGAGAAAAGAGTTACAATATGGGGGAAGTAAATCTTTTTATGTCAGGGAGTGGAAGTTGTTATTATATCCTTTGTGAAAAAGAAGTAACCTCTAAATGTATTGATATTCTACTAAAGACTTTTAAGGATTGCTATATAACAAGATGCAATTTTTTATAA